The following is a genomic window from Opitutus sp. GAS368.
TGAGTCGCGCGCCGCGGTTCAGAAGTTGAGGCGTTCCCGCTCCACGACGAGCGGGCGCTTGGTCACCTTGGTGTGGATGGCGCCGATGTATTCGCCCAGCACACCGATGAAGAAAAGCTGCACCGAGCCGATGAAGAACAGGCCCACCACCACGGGCGCGGTGCCGAGGGTGAAGCTGTCCCAGTTCAGCAGCTTGTAGACGAAATAACCCGCGCTCACCCCGAAGCAGAACGTTGCCATCAGGAAGCCGACCATCGTGGCGAGGCGCAGCGGCACCTTGGTGTGGTTGGTGAAGCCGAGCATCGCGATGTCGAAGAGCGTGTAGAGGTTGTTCTTGGTGAACCCGCGGGCGCGGCGGGGCTGCACGAACGGCACGCGGGCGACGGGGTAGCCGATCTCGGAGATCTGCCCGCGCAGGTAGGGGTAGGGGTCCTCGCTGGCGCGGAGATACTCGACCAGCGCGCGATCGTAGAGGCCGAAGCCGGTGAAGTTGAGGAGCAGGTCGACGTCCGCCAGCCGCGCCACCAGCTTGTAGTAGACCTTGCGGACGAGGAAGAACACGGGCGATTCCTTGCTCTCGTTTTTCACGGCCGCCACGGCCTTCCAGCCCTGTTC
Proteins encoded in this region:
- a CDS encoding glycosyltransferase family 2 protein; this encodes MKKITVVSGCYNEEGNLEELLRRVWAVAAKFPQYDWNCLIIDNCSTDRSPEILRRLAAADPRLKVILNARNFGHIRSPYHGILQAPGDAVIFLASDLQDPPELIEQFIPLWEQGWKAVAAVKNESKESPVFFLVRKVYYKLVARLADVDLLLNFTGFGLYDRALVEYLRASEDPYPYLRGQISEIGYPVARVPFVQPRRARGFTKNNLYTLFDIAMLGFTNHTKVPLRLATMVGFLMATFCFGVSAGYFVYKLLNWDSFTLGTAPVVVGLFFIGSVQLFFIGVLGEYIGAIHTKVTKRPLVVERERLNF